A window of Actinomycetota bacterium genomic DNA:
CAGAACATCGGCCCGGAACGCAGCGTCGTCGGCGGGCGCCGACACCACCAGCCGGCCGGCGGCGACATCGCCGGCCCCGGGAAGGACCCACGAGCCGCTCACGACCGGCGTTCCGACGACCGTGCGGACGCCGGCCGTGGACACGTTGACCCCGCCGACCACCACGCGACCGAGGTGGGCCTCGACGGCGGCGGCCACCCCGGGCTCCCCCAGTGCGAACCGGCCCACCGAGACCGCCTTGACCTGACCGGGGTCGAGGACCAGGCCCCGGAGCCGTCCGTGGCTGATCGGTCCGGCCTCGGCGAGCAGGCGGACGTCGATCACCGCCTCGGACCCGAACGGGTTGTGGATCAGCACGGTGGCGTCCTGACCCCTGAGGGTGCTGGCCTCCGGTACGAACCACCGCGCTGCCGGTCGATCGGCGCACGGCTCGGCGCCCACCCCTCCCTCCCCGTCCGGACGGGCCGTGACCATCCCGGCCGCCACCGGCGACCCGAAGAACTCCACCACGGTCGCCGAGGCCATCTCCGCGGCGGGGACCTCGACGTAGACGTGGGTCCCCGGGGCCACCGTGGAGGCCACCGTCTGCGGCGGGCCGGCCCCGGTCCTGCTCGTCAAGACGACGTCGGTGGGAACCTCGGCGGGATTCGCCATCACGATCCACGCCCGCCATCCCTGGCCGCCGCCGTGGGGACAGTACCGGGCGCCGGACACGCCAGGTGGCGCGAACGAGGGCGCCCGTGGCGCTGCCCCGATCCGGCGCTCCATGGCGAAACCACCGGCCACGACCGTGGCCGCGAGGGCCACCGCCACCAGGAGCCGTATCCGCGCGGTCATGCCCGGCTCACCTCGCGCACGGCCGGGAGGTCGCCGGTCGCCGTGGCCACCGGGCGTCGGACCACCCGTTCCTCCCGCCTCCGGACCGTCCACAGCGAGACGGCCCACAGGAGGGCCAGCGCCGCGAGCTCGATCGTCCGCCGCGACCCGTCCTCGAACGTGACCGTGACCGGACCCGGTCGGCCCTCGAACGCCAGGGCCCAGCCGAACGCGGGGAACGGCTCAGCCTCCCCCGTGGGCGAGCGAGCCCGCCACCGGGGATCGAAGCGGTCCGCCACGAGCACCAGCGAGACGCCCCCCTCGGGGACCGTGCCGGTGAGCACCTCGGGGCCACCCTGGAGCCTGCCGGCGGTGGCCCCGTTCACGTGGGCCGCCGCCAGGAGTGAGTCCGACCGAGCGGCGGCCACCGCGGCCTCGCCGGGGATCACGGCGGCCGACGGCACCGCCCGGGCGTTCCGATAGATCGAAAGGCCACCGGCCCGCTGCACCAGGTCGAGGTCGACCTGCTCCGCCAACCCCCGAGCGGCGACGGACGGGAGCCGCTCCTCGCCGGCCACGACGTACCGGATGCCCATGGGCCCGAGCAGGGCGCCCGCGTGACTGACCCTTCCCTCAAGCATCGCGGTCAGAGTGGCCTCCACCCTCGCCAGTGCCGCCTCGTCGGGAGGGAGCCCGATGGCCAGGAGCGACCGGCCCGCCCGGCCCGTCACGCCGTAGGCGACCTCGGCCCCCCCGGCGACGGCCACTCCCTCGGGGTCGCCACCGGGCGGCGGGAACGGAAGGCCGTCATCGGCGGCGAGCCACAACACCCGGAAGGGGGTCCCCGGCTCCGTCGAGGTCACCACCGGCCAGGCCGGGGCCACCCGCTCCTCACCGACCGCCCAGTCCCCTGCGAGGATCCGGACCGCCTGACCGGCGAGGCCCAGCATCAGGACCGCGGTCGTCAGCACGGCCACGATCTGCGGGGTCCCGAACGCGGCCCGGCGGACCCCGTGGGGCATCCCCGCCGCGCCCAGTCCGACCAGGATCGCCAGCGA
This region includes:
- a CDS encoding DUF5719 family protein, producing MTARIRLLVAVALAATVVAGGFAMERRIGAAPRAPSFAPPGVSGARYCPHGGGQGWRAWIVMANPAEVPTDVVLTSRTGAGPPQTVASTVAPGTHVYVEVPAAEMASATVVEFFGSPVAAGMVTARPDGEGGVGAEPCADRPAARWFVPEASTLRGQDATVLIHNPFGSEAVIDVRLLAEAGPISHGRLRGLVLDPGQVKAVSVGRFALGEPGVAAAVEAHLGRVVVGGVNVSTAGVRTVVGTPVVSGSWVLPGAGDVAAGRLVVSAPADDAAFRADVLSAAGPAPLVDLESVAGHSSATFDLPAEAGGVLVQGEGAAPLLAGRLLVPPAPEPAPVPRRERRGGGQGGGGQGGEDGREEPPEPREPEPGDLAATGGAPVGANRWVALPATPPEGGPAALVLQNPGGGAAQVRVSILGSEEVMPEVVEVPPGSFVLVELPSTPAAVLVESEGAPVVPAQVSLDRRT